TGTGCCGTCCTTCGGAACAAAACCCGCATCTATCTGATAGATCGGATCATTGAGTGTATCCTTGAGCAGCAAAAAGGCTGAACTCCCTAATCTATGTTCCCCAGTGATATATACTCCGACAATCATAGTGAGAAAGAATGACTGCACGGCAGTCAATACCATCATGGCACTTGATTCTCGTATTTTGGCTGTGTGTAAAAGCAATAGACCTACCAAGGCATTCCAAAATATCCATATCAGAAAACTCCCTTCCTGCCCTTCCCAAAAACAGGATAGAATGTAATAAAAGGGCAGTTCGGAAGAGGAATGCTTATAGGCATACTGATATTCGTAGTGCTGACCATAGAGTATCGCAAACAGGATGGCTACTGCTCCTACTACACTACCCACATGAAAGTAAAAAACCTTTCTTGCCAGAGACTTCCATTGAAAAGCATCCACGCCATCAGCAAAAGTAGAAGCTGAATAACACCAGGCTGCTACCAATGCAGACACCAGCGCCGATACTACCATCAAATGTCCAATATCCCCTATCATCAAGCGTATTTGATAACTACATTATTAGTAAGTGGTTTGCAAAGGCAAGGCAGCACCACACCGTCTTCCACCTCTTTGGCAGAAAGCACATGACCACTGCGCATGTAGACCTCTCCAGATTCGCAGCTCGCTTTGCAACTGCCACAAATCCCATCCATACAGACATAAGGAAGCTTCAACTTATGATCTAAGGCCGAGTCTAAAATCGTTCGGTTGGCTTTGACTGGTATGCGATGTTCTTTGCCTTTGTGAATGATCGTAACCTCTCGATTTTCGAGCAATGGGCCACTCGTTTTGGCTTCCTGAGCGGACGGTGGCGGTGCACTGAACTTTTCAATATGAATGAATTTAGGATCTACCCCTGCTAGCTTTAAACCTTCTTCGGCTTCTGTCATCATACCAGATGGCCCGCAGATATAATAAAGCGTTTTATCCGTACTTAGTTCAGGTAGATCATTGAGTAAACCGGGTACTTGCGACCGCTCTACTCTTCCCTTGTAGCAATCTTCAAAATCCCCAGGATTTTCCAGGATATGTACCAGATTTAACCGGTCTGGATAAATGGCCTTCAAAGCCCTAAGGTCATTATTGAAAATAATAGATTCCTTGTCCCTGTTTCCATAAAAAAGAGATACGTAGCTTCTTTCCTCAAAATTCAAAACGGTTTTAAGAATAGACATCAAGGGGGTAATTCCACTCCCTGCTCCGAAAAGCACTACATGTCGGCATTCTGCGGGGTTGGGTAAGAGGGTGAACTCCCCCATCGGATGGAGTACCTTGATTTTATCTCCTTCTTTAATATTCTCGAAAAGGTAATTAGACACCCTTCCATCTTTGATTCTTTTGACAGTGACACTTACTTCTTTGTCGACATTCGGTGCACTGTTGAGCGAATAGCATCTGCGCTCGACCCTTCCATCAATATTGACCAATAGCGTCAAAAACTGACCCGGGGTATATTTGATTTTCCTAAAAAAAGGCTGCTTAAAATGAATACTTACGGCATCCTCCGTTTCCTTCACCACTTTAAGTATTTTCAGTTTTGAGACTTTTCCCATGGGATATTCAAATTTCTTTATTCGTAGTAAAACACGATCCAGATATGATAAATCGTGATAAATGAGATAAATAATGACATAGACACATGCAGTATCATCCAGCCCTGAAAGACAACCTGAGACTTGCTTTTTAACAAATCGAGATTGAACATCCCCAACAAAAAGTTGCCGAAAAAGGTAATACTGAGCAGGAACAAATAGGCAAAGCCCAATTGCATAGAATGGATATAAAAGAGTAAAGGTGTCAATGCCCCCATCCAATTGTGGATACTATAAAACAGCAAGCTCTTTTCTTCCCATTTGGGTGTAGCTCGCACGATACTCAGTACCCATTGAAACAAGATGACCATGGACAAAGCAAGACCTGACCAACGACGATACATTTGATCAGCCTGCAATTGCTGTAGATATTCCCAGCGCCATTCGAACACATCCTGCAATACAAAAAGTGTGAACAGCAATAACCCCAGAATCAGATAAAGATTTTTACTCATAATAATACTGCACTATCAAAGTATGAGATGAGGCTCTCACCCCATCTCACCCATGCCTCAAATTATATTTTCAAGATAGATTTTAGTGTTTCATCTGCAGCCAGCACGTTGACGCTATCCAGGAACACATCAGGAGTTGGCAATGCATAGCCGTCTTTTGCAGGCCAGGTAGATCCAGCCATTGGCACCTCATTTTCCTTGAAGCCCGCTGCTTTGTCCAGATAAGACTGGAAAGTAGCTGCTGCACCTTCTCTATAAGCCATGATGATACCTTGCAATTCGTCAAACGAGACGGAATCTGATGGATAAGTCCAGGTAGTAGCTCCCTGAATATCTCCCAATACCCAATCGGTTTTAGTGGTCTCTGGGTGCTCGTTGTGACAATTGACACATGGTGCCGCCACCGCAAAATCAGGGAACATGGCAGTATACAACTGAGCTTCTTCGTCAAAGAAATATTTCGGAAGGCTATCCTTTCTCATTTCCGCAAAGAGATCAGCCTGCTTACCCGTAAACTTATTCGATTTGCGAACCGGGAAATCTGATCCCAAAAACAAGCCTAATGGTACTTCGCCTTTCTTGCGGATATCTCCGGCAATCCCTCTCAAGAACAAGGCAGGTAACGGACCTGCTTCTACGTGATCTTTTTCCCAATCCTCATCGAATTTGAGACCGTTTTTCTTTCCAGCTCCCACGATAGCCTTGGTATACAGCGTACGCGTGACGTCATTCTCCTTCGCCACGATTTCAAATGCTTCTTCTATGGAGTAAGCTTTGTCAGAGGCGACCGCCTTGGTCTCTTCTGGTAAAGGCTCGCAGGATTGAAACACAGCAAAGGCAGATAAGCCCAGCAAGGTTGATTTAATGATATGCTTAGTTTGAAATAAATTCATCTAGTAGTCTGATTAAAGTGTAAAAATTTCTCGAAATACTGGCCGACAGTTAGGCTGCGGTAGATTCAGCCGCTGCGTCTTTCATAGTGGTAGCCAATACCACATATACATTGGTCCATGCTGTTTTCACATCATCGTTCCATGCGTCTCCCAGACCAGCCTCTAACGTTGACAAAAGCGCAGCTGCTACTGTATCGTAGTGCTCATCTTTGACCCCATAGCCCACATGTCTTTTACCTAAGTCTTGTACTACAGGCACCAATGCTCCCAGATCATCCAGACCTTTGACTGCAGCAGCTAACATGGCCATTAGCTTTTTGCCTTGCTCGCTGATATCACCTTTGAACAATGGCTTGAGGTCTGGGTCAAGTTCAAATAATTTGGCATAAAAAATCTCAGCGGCTTTGTCCGCGATGGGTGCCACCATAGCAAAAGTTTCTTGCACCAACTGTTTGTCTTTAGCTGATACTGGGCCTTCTTCCTTTTTTCCGAAAATTGATTTTAAAAAATTCATATTGATATAGTTTATTGTGATTTGATATTACTTTTTCTTTCTAAATCGAATAGCTCACATAGGGATTCACTCAATTCAGTAGCTTCACCGCGTTGGCAAGCATTGCGCAGGCCGATGGCTGGCAGCTTCATGATTTTATTGATCAATTGACTAGTCGCCTCGCTCGCTAGTTGCTGTTGCGAAACCGTCCATTCCTTTGTGTTTGCCAGGATCACCTGTTTTTGTATGTCCTCTAATGCAGATTTAAATTGCACCAAATGATCATTGAACTCCAGTTCTTTGGTCCATTGCAAGTATTCTCCAACAGATTCGGAGACTATATCTCTCACTCTGCCTATTTCGGCGCTTCTATTTTCCATCACCCTTTGGATTCGCTGCCCCATATCGTCAATGTTGTATAAATCAATACCCAGGGTCTGGATTTCATCAGCTACTGCACGTGGAGATGAAATATCAATCACAGCGCGTATGGCGGTATATTGGAAATCGGTAAGCGTATAGAGGGCTTCCTTGGCGTTGACCGCTACCATCAGCAGAGAACAAGTGTTTAAATAGTCCTTATGTTGTTCGTAGGGAATAAAATGCACCCCTAACTCCTGCGCTAGATGGTGCGCTTTTTCATTGGTACGATTGCAGATAGTTACATTGAGGTAACCAAGATTTCGCAGGTGTTTTACTACATCCTTTCCCATGTCTCCTGCTCCTACGACTAGCACCCGACCTTCAGGATTCATCAAGTTTCTGTCCGAGATTAACTTTACAGCAGTGTAGGACACGGATGAAGCTCCTTCTTTAAACCTGGTCGATTGATTGATTATTTTATGACAGTAAAACACC
This is a stretch of genomic DNA from Reichenbachiella ulvae. It encodes these proteins:
- a CDS encoding c-type heme family protein, with translation MNLFQTKHIIKSTLLGLSAFAVFQSCEPLPEETKAVASDKAYSIEEAFEIVAKENDVTRTLYTKAIVGAGKKNGLKFDEDWEKDHVEAGPLPALFLRGIAGDIRKKGEVPLGLFLGSDFPVRKSNKFTGKQADLFAEMRKDSLPKYFFDEEAQLYTAMFPDFAVAAPCVNCHNEHPETTKTDWVLGDIQGATTWTYPSDSVSFDELQGIIMAYREGAAATFQSYLDKAAGFKENEVPMAGSTWPAKDGYALPTPDVFLDSVNVLAADETLKSILKI
- a CDS encoding ferredoxin--NADP reductase; this encodes MGKVSKLKILKVVKETEDAVSIHFKQPFFRKIKYTPGQFLTLLVNIDGRVERRCYSLNSAPNVDKEVSVTVKRIKDGRVSNYLFENIKEGDKIKVLHPMGEFTLLPNPAECRHVVLFGAGSGITPLMSILKTVLNFEERSYVSLFYGNRDKESIIFNNDLRALKAIYPDRLNLVHILENPGDFEDCYKGRVERSQVPGLLNDLPELSTDKTLYYICGPSGMMTEAEEGLKLAGVDPKFIHIEKFSAPPPSAQEAKTSGPLLENREVTIIHKGKEHRIPVKANRTILDSALDHKLKLPYVCMDGICGSCKASCESGEVYMRSGHVLSAKEVEDGVVLPCLCKPLTNNVVIKYA
- a CDS encoding globin family protein; translated protein: MNFLKSIFGKKEEGPVSAKDKQLVQETFAMVAPIADKAAEIFYAKLFELDPDLKPLFKGDISEQGKKLMAMLAAAVKGLDDLGALVPVVQDLGKRHVGYGVKDEHYDTVAAALLSTLEAGLGDAWNDDVKTAWTNVYVVLATTMKDAAAESTAA
- the hemA gene encoding glutamyl-tRNA reductase, with protein sequence MKKSFGVISLSHAIADIEIREKFSLSQQEFGDCYAQLSDVLGISEALILGTCNRVEIYYFDAQNKAEALVQFLCAFKGLSFDIHHSFFESKYGHDALTHLHEVAIGLQSMVLGDLEIFGQVKRAYQISCDVQSASTYMHRLLHRVFYCHKIINQSTRFKEGASSVSYTAVKLISDRNLMNPEGRVLVVGAGDMGKDVVKHLRNLGYLNVTICNRTNEKAHHLAQELGVHFIPYEQHKDYLNTCSLLMVAVNAKEALYTLTDFQYTAIRAVIDISSPRAVADEIQTLGIDLYNIDDMGQRIQRVMENRSAEIGRVRDIVSESVGEYLQWTKELEFNDHLVQFKSALEDIQKQVILANTKEWTVSQQQLASEATSQLINKIMKLPAIGLRNACQRGEATELSESLCELFDLERKSNIKSQ